From the Lathyrus oleraceus cultivar Zhongwan6 chromosome 4, CAAS_Psat_ZW6_1.0, whole genome shotgun sequence genome, one window contains:
- the LOC127076871 gene encoding uncharacterized protein LOC127076871, with protein MAVSMATGLFSASTLTLRPQLQHKFPIPTPPSSLRMVPLRTVTHATVSQPPADGKVRGIMKPRKISPEMQDLIGLPEVSRTQALKHIWAYIKENNLQDPENKRLIRCDEKLKKVFAGRDEVGMLQIPGLISPHFLK; from the exons ATGGCTGTTTCAATGGCTACTGGACTATTCTCTGCATCCACTCTAACTCTCCGCCCACAACTTCAACACAAGTTTCCGATTCCCACACCTCCGTCTTCTTTACGGATGGTTCCGCTCCGAACAGTCACTCATGCCACCGTCTCTCAACCACCCGCCGACGGAAAAGTTCGTGGTATAATGAAACCTCGAAAAATCTCCCCCGAGATGCAAGACCTCATCGGACTTCCCGAGGTTTCTCGAACCCAAGCACTCAAGCACATTTGGGCCTACATCAAGGAAAACAATCTTCAG GACCCTGAAAACAAGAGGCTTATTCGGTGTGATGAGAAGCTGAAGAAGGTATTTGCGGGACGTGATGAAGTTGGTATGCTTCAGATTCCTGGTTTGATTAGTCCTCACTTCCTTAAATGA
- the LOC127076868 gene encoding pentatricopeptide repeat-containing protein At5g02860: MEMVGNLSLPLLLPNPPPSASASASTSKPFSVTTLVIHDFNSTSHSRNRMSIGNSSSDPNYGKPWFNHHLSSSGQHILDTLLHSPADCIQLDNILGPLFTQPHPHPTSLSRDILAIIKALGFRRESELAFAVFDWVRNQQGCANLLTGSAIAVIVNILGKAGRASSAASLLRTLENDGFEIDVYAYTCLITAYASKGRYNDAVSVFNKMQRDGCSPTLITYNSMLNVYGKMGMPWSRVKSLVYSMKMNGVAPDLYTYNTLITCCSRGSLYDEAVNVFDDIKMAGFTPDRVTYNALLDVFAKSRRPEEALQVLKDMEINGFSASIITYNSMIFAYVRGGLLEEALQLKIQMVEKGIKPDVFTYTTLFSGFERAGKDEFAFEVYDEMKAAGCKPNIYTFNALIKIHGNRGKFVEMMKVFEDIKECGCSPDIVTWNTLLAVFGQNQMDSEVAGVFKEMKRSGFVPERDTFNTLISAYSRCRSFDQAMAVYKSMLVAGVSPDLSTYNAVLAALARGGFWEQSEKIIAEMKDGRCKPNELTYSSLLHAYANGKEIEKMKAFAEEIYSDSIEPHPVLLKTLVLVSSKTELLMETERAFSELRKRGITPGLTTLNSMISIYGRKQVVSKANEILDFMHKNGFTPNLTTYNSLMYMYSRSEKFQKSEEILREVLKKGMKPDKISYNTVIYAYCRSGRMKEALRIFSEMKDSALVPNVVTYNTFVATYAADSMFVEAIDVIRYMIKKGCRPDQNTYNSIVDWYCKHNRQEEANSFVKNLGNIDPHVSKDEKSRLLERMARMARELPSMKHRLRHGHRDTTRIRTRTLRHR, from the coding sequence ATGGAAATGGTAGGAAACCTATCTCTTCCATTACTACTCCCAAACCCGCCGCCTTCCGCCTCCGCCTCCGCTTCTACTTCCAAACCCTTCTCAGTAACTACTCTTGTCATCCATGACTTCAATTCCACCTCACACTCCCGAAACCGTATGTCCATCGGTAATTCCTCCTCCGACCCCAACTACGGCAAGCCATGGTTCAAccaccatctttcttcttcagGTCAGCATATTCTCGACACCTTACTTCACTCTCCCGCTGATTGCATTCAACTCGACAATATTCTAGGCCCCCTTTTCACCCAACCACATCCACATCCCACTAGTTTATCTCGTGATATTCTCGCCATAATCAAAGCTTTAGGGTTTCGAAGAGAATCCGAACTTGCTTTTGCCGTTTTTGACTGGGTTCGCAACCAGCAAGGTTGTGCTAATCTTTTAACCGGTTCTGCAATTGCTGTCATAGTTAACATTCTCGGCAAAGCAGGTCGGGCTTCATCCGCGGCGTCTTTGCTTCGAACTCTTGAAAATGATGGATTTGAGATTGATGTTTATGCTTATACTTGTTTGATAACTGCTTATGCTAGTAAGGGTAGATACAATGACGCTGTTTCTGTGTTCAATAAGATGCAAAGAGATGGTTGTAGCCCTACTCTCATTACTTATAATTCCATGTTGAATGTTTATGGAAAAATGGGTATGCCTTGGTCTCGTGTTAAGTCTCTTGTATATTCTATGAAAATGAATGGAGTTGCTCCTGATTTGTATACTTACAATACCCTTATCACTTGTTGTAGTCGTGGTTCTCTATATGATGAAGCTGTTAATGTGTTTGATGATATTAAGATGGCGGGTTTTACTCCTGACAGGGTTACATATAATGCATTGTTAGATGTTTTTGCAAAGTCTAGACGCCCCGAGGAGGCTTTGCAGGTGCTTAAAGATATGGAAATTAATGGCTTCTCTGCATCCATTATTACTTATAATTCGATGATATTTGCTTATGTTAGAGGTGGTTTGTTAGAGGAAGCATTGCAGCTTAAAATTCAAATGGTGGAGAAAGGGATTAAGCCGGATGTTTTTACCTACACCACACTTTTCTCGGGGTTTGAGAGAGCTGGGAAAGATGAGTTTGCTTTTGAAGTATATGATGAAATGAAAGCGGCGGGATGCAAACCTAATATTTACACCTTTAATGCTCTTATCAAGATACATGGTAATCGTGGAAaatttgtggaaatgatgaagGTTTTTGAGGATATCAAGGAGTGTGGGTGTTCTCCTGATATTGTTACTTGGAACACACTCTTGGCTGTGTTTGGACAGAATCAAATGGACTCTGAAGTAGCAGGAGTGTTTAAAGAGATGAAGAGGTCGGGGTTTGTGCCTGAGAGGGACACCTTCAACACTTTAATTAGTGCGTATAGTAGATGTCGTTCATTCGATCAAGCAATGGCTGTTTATAAAAGCATGCTGGTTGCTGGAGTGTCTCCTGATCTCTCTACCTATAATGCTGTTTTAGCCGCCTTGGCTCGAGGTGGGTTTTGGGAACAATCAGAGAAAATTATTGCTGAAATGAAGGATGGTCGGTGTAAACCTAATGAACTGACGTACTCTTCTCTGCTTCATGCCTATGCCAATGGTAAGGAGATTGAAAAGATGAAAGCATTTGCTGAGGAGATTTACTCTGACTCTATTGAACCACATCCTGTTCTGTTGAAGACACTTGTTCTAGTAAGTAGCAAGACTGAACTCCTAATGGAAACAGAACGCGCTTTTTCTGAATTAAGGAAAAGAGGAATTACACCTGGCCTTACTACTCTGAATTCAATGATTTCAATATATGGGAGGAAGCAGGTGGTGTCCAAGGCCAATGAGATTTTGGACTTCATGCACAAGAATGGTTTTACTCCAAATTTGACCACATATAATAGCTTGATGTATATGTACAGCCGTTCGGAGAAGTTCCAAAAATCAGAAGAAATCTTAAGGGAAGTTCTGAAAAAAGGTATGAAACCAGATAAGATTTCATATAATACTGTTATCTACGCATATTGCAGAAGTGGTAGGATGAAGGAGGCTTTGAGGATATTTTCCGAAATGAAAGATTCTGCACTTGTTCCAAATGTTGTAACTTACAACACATTTGTTGCAACTTATGCCGCTGACTCAATGTTTGTTGAGGCTATTGATGTTATTCGATACATGATCAAGAAGGGATGTAGGCCAGACCAGAATACTTATAACTCCATTGTTGACTGGTATTGCAAGCATAATCGACAAGAAGAGGCAAACAGTTTTGTGAAAAACCTTGGTAATATTGACCCACATGTTTCCAAGGATGAGAAAAGTAGGTTACTAGAGAGAATGGCAAGAATGGCAAGGGAATTGCCATCTATGAAACACAGACTCCGACACGGACACCGGGACACGACACGGATACGGACACGGACACTCCGACACCGATAA
- the LOC127076869 gene encoding uncharacterized protein LOC127076869 — protein sequence MGRTNTLMHLRRSAKGAESTAGLCKLILGREAGSQHRVDQKTKSSSIGKKAAVDSSPSYSCCWVPHPRTGIYFPVGHDWVMEDVPEGAATFSETCCFRN from the exons ATGGGCAGAACAAACACGTTGATGCATCTCCG GAGGTCTGCTAAGGGAGCGGAGAGTACTGCCGGGCTCTGCAAATTGATCTTAGGAAGGGAAGCTGGGTCGCAGCACCGGGTTGATCAAAAGACAAAGAGTAGTAGTATAGGGAAGAAGGCAGCAGTGGATTCATCGCCGTCATATTCATGCTGCTGGGTTCCGCACCCGAGGACTGGAATTTACTTCCCTGTTGGCCATGACTGGGTAATGGAAGATGTTCCTGAAGGCGCTGCCACGTTCTCTGAGACCTGTTGCTTCAGAAATTAA